From a single Rhinolophus ferrumequinum isolate MPI-CBG mRhiFer1 chromosome 15, mRhiFer1_v1.p, whole genome shotgun sequence genomic region:
- the SHKBP1 gene encoding SH3KBP1-binding protein 1, whose product MAAAAPVAEGVPGRGPPGEVIHLNVGGKRFSTSRQTLTWIPDSFFSSLLSGRISTLKDETGAIFIDRDPTVFAPILNFLRTKELDPRGVHGSSLLHEAQFYGLTPLVRRLQLREELDRSSCGNVLFNGYLPPPVFPVKRRNRHSLVGPQQTGGRPAPVRRSNTMPPNLGNAGLLGRMLDEKAPPSPSGLPEEPGMVRLVCGHHNWIAVAYTQFLVCYSLKEASGWQLVFSSPRLDWPIERLALTARVLGGALGEHDKMVAAATGSEILLWALRAEGGGSEIGVFHLGVPVEALFFVGNQLIATSHTGRIGVWNAVTKHWQVQEVQPITSYDAAGSFLLLGCNNGSIYYVDVQKFPLRMKDNDLLVSELYRDPAEDGVTALSVYLTPKTSDSGNWIEIAYGTSSGGVRVIVQHPETVGSGPQLFQTFTVHRSPVTKIMLSEKHLISVCADNNHVRTWSVTRFRGMISTQPGSTPLASFKILALESADGHGGCSAGNDIGPFGERDDQQVFIQKVVPSASQLFVRLSSTGQRVCSVRSVDGSPTTAFTVLECEGSRRLGSRPRRYLLTGQANGSLAMWDLTTAMDGLGQAPAGGLTEEELMEQLEQCELAPLASSRGSLPSPSPRTSLTSLHSASSNTSLSGRRGSPSPPQAEARRRGGGSFVERCQELVRSGPEPRRPPTPAPRPSVGLGAPLAPPKMKLNETSF is encoded by the exons ATGGCAGCTGCGGCGCCTGTAGCTGAGGGGGTCCCAGGTCGGGGACCTCCTGGGGAGGTGATTCATCTGAACGTGGGAGGCAAGAG ATTCAGTACCTCTCGCCAAACTCTCACCTGGATCCCAGACTCCTTCTTCTCCAG TCTTCTGAGCGGACGCATCTCGACATTGAAAGACGAGACCGGAGCC ATCTTCATCGACAGGGACCCCACCGTCTTCGCCCCTATCCTCAACTTCCTGCGTACCAAAGAGTTGGACCCCAG GGGTGTCCACGGTTCCAGTCTCCTCCACGAAGCCCAGTTCTACGGGCTCACTCCTCTGG TTCGTCGCCTGCAGCTGCGGGAGGAGTTGGATCGATCTTCTTGCGGAAACGTCCTCTTCAATGGTTACCTGCCTCCACCAG TGTTCCCGGTGAAGCGGCGGAACCGGCACAGCCTGGTGGGTCCCCAGCAGACAGGGGGACGCCCAGCCCCCGTTCGACGGAGTAATACCATGCCCCCCAACCTGGGCAATGCAGGGCTGCTGGGTCGAATGCTGGACGAGaaagcccctccctccccatcag GGCTGCCGGAGGAACCAGGGATGGTGCGCCTGGTGTGTGGACACCACAACTGGATCGCTGTGGCCTATACCCAGTTTCTTGTCTGCTACAG TCTGAAGGAAGCCTCTGGCTGGCAGCTGGTGTTTTCCAGTCCCCGCCTGGATTGGCCCATCGAGCGACTGGCACTCACAGCCCGGGTGCTCGGTGGGGCTTTGGGTGAGCATGACAAGATGGTGGCAGCGGCCACAGGCAGCGAGATCCTGCTGTGGGCTCTGCGGGCAGAAGGCGGTGGCTCTGAGATAG GAGTCTTCCATCTGGGGGTGCCTGTGGAGGCCTTATTCTTCGTTGGGAACCAGCTCATCGCCACAAGCCACACAGGACGGATCGGAGTGTGGAATGCTGTCACTAAGCACTGGCAG GTCCAGGAGGTGCAGCCCATCACCAGTTACGATGCAGCAGGATCCTTCCTCCTGCTGGGCTGCAACAATGGCTCCATCTATTACGTGG ATGTGCAGAAGTTCCCCCTGCGCATGAAGGACAATGACCTCCTTGTCAGCGAGCTCTACCGGGACCCAGCAGAAGACGGGGTCACAGCCCTCAGCGTCTACCTCACCCCCAAGACCA GTGACAGTGGGAACTGGATTGAGATTGCTTACGGCACCAGCTCAGGGGGCGTGCGGGTCATCGTGCAGCACCCCGAGACTGTGGGCTCAGGGCCTCAGCTCTTCCAGACCTTCACTGTGCACCGCAGCCCCGTGACCAAGATCATGTTATCGGAGAAGCACCTCATCTCAG TCTGTGCTGACAACAACCACGTGCGGACATGGTCTGTGACTCGTTTCCGAGGCATGATTTCCACCCAGCCCGGCTCCACCCCACTCGCTTCCTTCAAGATCCTGGCGCTGGAGTCGGCCGACGGGCATGGTGGTTGCAGTGCTGGCAATGACATTG GCCCCTTCGGTGAGCGGGATGATCAGCAAGTGTTCATTCAGAAGGTGGTGCCAAGCGCCAGCCAGCTCTTCGTACGTCTTTCATCTACTGGCCAACG gGTGTGTTCAGTGCGCTCAGTGGACGGCTCGCCCACCACCGCCTTCACAGTACTGGAGTGTGAGGGTTCCCGGCGGCTCGGCTCTCGGCCCAGGCGCTACCTGCTCACTGGCCAGGCCAACGGCAGCCTGGCCATGTGGGACCTCACCACTGCCATGGACGGTCTTGGCCAGGCCCCTG CGGGTGGCCTGACAGAGGAAGAGCTAATGGAACAGCTGGAGCAGTGCGAGCTAGCCCCACTGGCTTCCTCGCGGGGCTCTCTCCCTAGCCCCTCACCCCGCACCTCTCTCACAAG TCTCCACTCAGCCTCCAGCAACACCTCCTTGTCTGGCCGCCGTGGGAGCCCCAGCCCCCCACAGGCTGAGGCCCGGCGCCGTGGGGGAGGCAGCTTCGTGGAACGCTGCCAGGAACTGGTGAGGAGTGGGCCGGAGCCCCGACGACCGCCAACACCAGCCCCCCGGCCCTCTGTGGGTCTCGGGGCTCCACTTGCTCCCCCCAAGATGAAACTCAATGAGACTTCCTTCTGA